In Prevotella sp. oral taxon 475, one DNA window encodes the following:
- a CDS encoding NADH-quinone oxidoreductase subunit B produces the protein MEVKQPHIKSIPYAEFKDNDTLEQIMNELHEGGVNVVVGSLDQAINWGRSNSLWSLTFATSCCGIEFMSVGCARYDFARFGFEVTRNSPRQADLIMCAGTITNKMAPVMKRLYDEMADPKYVIAVGGCAISGGPFKSSYHVVRGIEEIVPVDVFIPGCPPRPEAILYGMMQLQRKVKVEKFFGGANRKEKKPMVIMDVPKDFDKDKE, from the coding sequence ATGGAAGTGAAACAACCCCATATCAAGAGTATTCCCTACGCGGAATTTAAAGACAACGACACGCTCGAACAAATCATGAACGAACTACACGAAGGTGGCGTGAACGTTGTTGTTGGCTCGCTAGACCAAGCCATCAACTGGGGACGCAGCAATTCGCTGTGGTCGCTTACCTTCGCAACGAGCTGTTGCGGTATCGAGTTCATGTCGGTGGGATGCGCCCGCTACGACTTCGCCCGCTTTGGCTTTGAAGTAACACGCAACTCGCCACGTCAGGCAGACCTCATCATGTGCGCAGGAACCATCACCAACAAGATGGCGCCCGTTATGAAACGCCTATACGACGAGATGGCCGACCCGAAATACGTTATCGCCGTTGGCGGATGCGCCATCAGCGGTGGACCTTTCAAGTCGAGCTACCACGTGGTACGCGGCATTGAAGAGATTGTTCCCGTAGACGTTTTCATTCCTGGGTGTCCTCCAAGACCAGAGGCCATTCTCTACGGAATGATGCAGCTGCAACGTAAAGTGAAGGTTGAGAAATTCTTTGGCGGAGCAAACCGCAAGGAAAAGAAGCCCATGGTTATCATGGATGTTCCAAAGGATTTCGATAAAGACAAGGAATGA
- a CDS encoding NADH-quinone oxidoreductase subunit A — translation MSFILFITVLITAVLLVVAAFAIAKAIGPRSYNAVKGEPFESGIPTRGSSWIPVHIGYYLFAILFLMFDVETVFLYPWAVVVKQFGALALASIGFFLVVLVFGLAYAWRKGALEWK, via the coding sequence ATGTCTTTTATTTTATTTATTACCGTCCTGATAACGGCTGTCCTTTTGGTTGTGGCGGCATTTGCCATAGCCAAGGCAATAGGGCCTCGGTCGTACAATGCGGTGAAAGGTGAGCCCTTCGAGAGTGGTATCCCGACGCGCGGTTCCTCGTGGATTCCCGTGCACATCGGTTACTATCTCTTCGCCATCCTTTTCCTCATGTTCGACGTAGAGACCGTATTCCTCTATCCCTGGGCAGTAGTTGTCAAGCAGTTTGGAGCTTTGGCTCTGGCGAGCATTGGTTTCTTTTTGGTGGTACTTGTATTTGGCCTGGCCTATGCTTGGCGGAAAGGAGCATTGGAATGGAAGTGA
- a CDS encoding beta-galactosidase, translated as MRPLRLLCLTGVLFWAGTNWAAQAKKRMPTAQHTFAIADGSFLYDGKPTQIYSGELHYARVPAPYWQHRMQMMKAMGLNAVATYVFWNHHETSPGVWDWKTGNRNLRQFVQTAAREGLMVILRPGPYCCAEWEFGGYPWWLQKTKGLVIRTDNQPFLDSCRVYIGQLASQLRDLQITHGGPIVMVQAENEFGSYVAQRKDIPLETHRTYSAKIRQQLLDAGFDVPMFTSDGSWLFQGGTIEGALPTANGESDVAQLKKVVNEYHEGKGPYMVAEFYPGWLSHWAEPFPKVSTETVVKQTQKYLENGVSFNYYMVHGGTNFGFTSGANYSNATNIQPDLTSYDYDAPISEAGWSTPKYDALRALISRHVSAPIPPVPARIPVIAIPDIKLDKTVDLFRLMGSSTPVENDTPLTFEDLGQGHGYVLYRRHFNQPISGMLRVPGLADYALVYVNGEKVGELNRLTSTDSLEINVPFNGVLDLLVENLGRINYGARITQNLKGITSPVSINGNELTGNWTMYRLPMDEMPDLDAQPASYTAGLPVLYSGTFQLSTLGDTFLDMEHWGKGIVFVNGINLGRYWKVGPQQTLYLPGCFLRKGLNRIVVFEQQNDEKKTSLSSLTTPVLNKLK; from the coding sequence ATGAGACCTCTAAGATTACTATGCCTCACTGGCGTGCTGTTTTGGGCCGGAACCAACTGGGCCGCCCAAGCAAAAAAGCGAATGCCAACCGCACAACACACGTTTGCCATCGCAGACGGAAGCTTCCTTTACGACGGAAAACCCACACAGATTTACTCGGGCGAGTTGCATTACGCCCGCGTTCCTGCACCTTACTGGCAGCATCGCATGCAGATGATGAAAGCCATGGGACTGAACGCGGTGGCAACTTATGTGTTTTGGAATCATCACGAGACATCGCCCGGGGTGTGGGATTGGAAAACGGGCAACCGAAACCTGCGCCAATTCGTTCAAACGGCAGCCCGTGAGGGACTGATGGTTATCCTCCGGCCCGGTCCCTACTGCTGTGCCGAGTGGGAATTTGGCGGCTATCCCTGGTGGTTGCAAAAGACAAAAGGCCTTGTGATTCGCACCGACAATCAGCCCTTTCTCGACTCCTGCCGGGTGTACATCGGCCAACTGGCCTCGCAATTGCGCGACTTGCAAATCACTCACGGCGGTCCTATCGTCATGGTACAGGCCGAAAACGAATTCGGTTCTTATGTAGCCCAGCGCAAAGACATTCCGCTGGAAACCCATCGCACCTATAGTGCCAAGATACGTCAGCAACTGTTAGATGCCGGTTTCGACGTTCCGATGTTTACATCGGATGGCAGTTGGCTCTTCCAAGGCGGAACGATAGAGGGGGCTTTACCCACGGCCAATGGCGAAAGCGATGTGGCTCAACTCAAAAAGGTGGTCAACGAATATCACGAGGGCAAAGGCCCCTACATGGTAGCTGAGTTCTACCCCGGTTGGCTCTCGCATTGGGCCGAGCCTTTCCCCAAAGTGAGTACGGAAACGGTGGTGAAGCAGACACAGAAATATCTCGAAAACGGTGTGAGCTTCAATTATTATATGGTGCATGGCGGAACCAATTTCGGTTTCACCTCAGGGGCCAACTACAGCAATGCCACTAACATTCAGCCCGATCTCACCTCTTACGACTACGATGCACCCATCAGCGAAGCCGGATGGAGCACGCCCAAATATGACGCTTTGCGTGCACTCATCTCTCGACATGTGTCTGCTCCCATTCCTCCTGTCCCTGCACGCATCCCGGTAATTGCCATTCCCGACATCAAACTCGATAAGACGGTCGACCTCTTCCGCCTGATGGGTTCCTCTACGCCTGTGGAAAACGACACGCCACTCACTTTCGAAGATCTCGGACAGGGACATGGCTACGTGCTCTATCGCCGTCATTTCAATCAACCAATCAGCGGAATGCTCCGCGTTCCCGGTCTGGCCGATTATGCCTTGGTCTACGTCAACGGAGAGAAAGTGGGCGAACTCAATCGCCTCACCTCCACCGATAGTCTCGAAATCAACGTTCCTTTCAACGGCGTCCTCGACCTTCTCGTCGAGAATTTAGGACGCATCAACTACGGAGCTCGCATCACACAAAACTTGAAAGGCATCACCAGTCCTGTCTCCATTAATGGAAACGAACTCACGGGGAACTGGACAATGTATCGTCTACCCATGGACGAGATGCCCGATTTGGATGCTCAGCCTGCCAGTTATACCGCCGGTCTGCCCGTTCTTTACAGCGGTACGTTCCAGCTTTCCACTCTCGGCGACACCTTTCTCGACATGGAACATTGGGGTAAAGGCATCGTCTTTGTCAACGGCATCAACTTGGGTCGCTATTGGAAGGTGGGTCCACAACAAACGCTCTACCTGCCAGGCTGTTTTCTAAGGAAAGGACTCAACCGGATTGTCGTGTTCGAACAGCAGAACGATGAGAAGAAAACATCGCTCTCAAGCCTCACTACACCGGTGCTCAACAAACTGAAATGA
- the proS gene encoding proline--tRNA ligase: MAKELKDLTKRADNYSQWFNDLVVKADLAEQSAVRGCMVIKPYGYAIWEKMQRQLDSMFKETGVQNAYFPLLIPKSFLSREAEHVKGFAKECAVVTHYRLKADEEGNGVVVDPSARLEEELIIRPTSETIIWNTYKNWIQSWRDLPLMCNQWCNVMRWEMRTRPFLRTSEFLWQEGHTAHATREEAEEEARKMLHVYADFAEQWMAVPVVRGVKSETERFAGALDTYTIEAMMQDGKALQSGTSHFLGQNFAKSFDVTFLNKENKPEYVWATSWGVSTRLIGALIMTHSDDNGLVLPPRLAPIQVVMIPIGRGDEQMQAINDKLQPVMEQLKKAGVTVKYDDSDNKRPGFKYADYELKGVPVRIVMGGRDLENNTVEIMRRDTLEKETVTFDGLFERIVALLDDIQENIFRKALTYRDEHIYECDNYEEFKERIKNGGFFLCHWDGTEETEAKIKEETQATIRCVPFGVEQTAGVDMVSGKPAKHRVIIARSY, translated from the coding sequence ATGGCAAAAGAACTGAAAGACCTAACGAAGCGTGCTGACAATTACAGTCAGTGGTTCAACGATTTGGTGGTAAAGGCCGATTTGGCAGAGCAATCTGCCGTGAGGGGCTGTATGGTCATCAAGCCCTACGGGTATGCGATATGGGAGAAGATGCAACGTCAGCTCGACTCGATGTTCAAAGAGACGGGTGTGCAGAATGCTTACTTCCCGCTACTGATTCCGAAATCGTTCCTCTCGCGCGAGGCCGAGCATGTGAAGGGATTTGCCAAAGAGTGCGCCGTGGTGACGCACTACCGCCTCAAGGCCGACGAAGAGGGCAATGGCGTGGTGGTAGATCCATCGGCACGCCTGGAAGAAGAACTCATTATCCGCCCTACTTCGGAAACGATTATCTGGAATACCTATAAGAACTGGATTCAGTCGTGGCGCGATCTGCCACTGATGTGCAACCAATGGTGCAACGTGATGCGATGGGAGATGCGCACACGACCGTTCCTGCGCACCTCGGAATTTCTGTGGCAGGAGGGCCATACGGCTCATGCCACCCGTGAAGAGGCCGAAGAGGAAGCCCGGAAGATGCTGCACGTCTATGCCGACTTTGCTGAACAGTGGATGGCTGTGCCTGTGGTGCGCGGCGTGAAGAGCGAAACCGAACGCTTTGCAGGTGCGCTCGACACTTATACCATCGAGGCGATGATGCAAGACGGAAAGGCTCTGCAAAGCGGAACAAGCCACTTCCTGGGGCAGAACTTCGCCAAATCGTTCGATGTGACGTTCCTCAACAAGGAGAATAAGCCCGAATACGTTTGGGCTACAAGCTGGGGCGTGAGCACCCGACTCATCGGTGCGCTCATCATGACCCACTCTGACGACAACGGTTTGGTGCTTCCGCCGAGGTTGGCGCCTATTCAGGTGGTGATGATTCCTATCGGTCGGGGCGACGAACAGATGCAGGCCATCAATGACAAGCTGCAACCGGTGATGGAACAGTTGAAGAAGGCGGGCGTAACGGTGAAATACGACGACTCGGATAACAAACGTCCGGGCTTCAAATATGCCGACTACGAACTCAAAGGCGTGCCCGTGCGCATCGTAATGGGCGGACGCGACTTGGAAAACAATACCGTCGAAATCATGCGACGCGACACATTGGAAAAGGAAACGGTGACGTTCGACGGACTCTTCGAGCGTATCGTCGCTCTGCTCGACGACATTCAGGAGAACATCTTCCGCAAAGCACTGACGTATCGCGATGAACACATCTATGAATGCGATAACTACGAGGAGTTCAAAGAGCGTATCAAAAACGGCGGATTCTTTCTCTGCCACTGGGATGGCACAGAGGAGACCGAGGCAAAAATCAAAGAAGAGACGCAGGCTACGATTCGTTGCGTTCCGTTTGGCGTGGAACAGACCGCGGGTGTCGACATGGTGAGCGGCAAACCGGCCAAACATCGCGTCATCATTGCCCGCAGCTATTAA